CCAATTTTGGGTGAGGAGTTCGCCGAATTCAGTTAAGCGACCACGCATAAGTGCTGTTTTCGTCGCTTCGGCGGTGGCTTTAAGAGTGTTCAATGCATCTCGGACACTGGGTTGCCCGCTCTTATAAGCATCGGTCACATTCTGATGTATATTACCAGAGAGGCGGGACTTTCCAGTATAACAGAGTACAAGGTTCTTTTCGAGTTCGCAGCGGATGTGCGGTGGAAAGCGTAAAGGCGAGGTTTTCACCTCTTCTCCCTGAAATTCCATGAAGTGAATTCCACCGATCGCGCTTGCGTAATGATCCTGTTTCCCACCTAAGATACCGAGTTCATGACGTTCGATATTGCTCGCCATATCCGCATATTCATAGGGGAGGTAGGTAGCGTCCTTAAGTGCGCCGAGTACACCGACGAGCGCGACACCCATTGCTGCAGAAGTACCTAAGCCACTGCCCGGCGGTGCAGTGGACTGCGTAATCAGATCGAAACCGCCAATCTGTATGGACATCCGCCGTACAGCCGCCTTGACTAAATCAATGTTCCCGTCATATTCGAGTTGACGTATATCATCGGCTTCAACGGATGTATCAAAATCTGCAGAATAGATACGGATGCTCTTATCTAAAACACGCTGCAGTTCAACGGAATCATCGTGTCCCACCTGGCGTTCACAACGAAGAGTCGCATAAGCGTATCGATTAATCGCCCCGTTGACGACAAGCCCTTTTGAATCCTCAGTAAAGAGGGCTACATCGCTCCATCCACCAGCAAAGTCAATTCGGACTGGAGCTCTCGTTCGGATTAACATGACGAGTCCCCTGACATCAGTTTTTAGCGAACGCACCTCAAAGGTGTGCCTCGGAATGATGCGGATAAAGATCGCAAAAGGCTCCTACAAATGATTGCAGATAAGAGTATAGTATTGAAATATAGTGCTAAAACAGTCTCTATAGAGCCTTTTATAAATAGGGGTAACATGGAAAAGCCGCAGCTGTCCCTTTATTAAACAAGGAGGCACAGCCCAGCGGCTTTTCCAGAAACTGAGCGAAAGAACCGCTGGTTTTTAGGCGGCAGCGTCGCGAAGTTTCTTGCCAGCTTTGAAGACAGGGACTGTCTTTGCCGGAATATCAAGCGGATCCCCAGTCTGCGGGTTGCGACCTGTGCGGGCTGGTCGATGTTTGGTTTCAAATGTTCCGAAACCAATTAATCCAACGGAGTCGCCGTTACTCAAAGCATCACAAATAGTCGCACCCATAGCATCAACAGCGGCGTTTGCATCTTTCTTGCTGAGGCCAGTCCGTTCAACGATGCTGTTGACGACATCGCTTTTCATTAATTTTGCCATGTCAAATGTTCCTCTAATTTTTAGTCCGAACAAGAAAACGCTGCTATTTCCGAAAAGAATCCGAAAGTAGCGGTTCTTACGCCTCGGACCTAAATTTGGATTTAACAAAAAACTAATAGTAATAATATTATACTATACAGATATAGATATGTCAAGATAAAATTTCGGTTAGGGTGGAAATTAACCGGAATTATAGGATTAACTGGAAATTATAAGTAAAAACTTAGGCTTAACCCTAAATCTCTCTATTAGAGCGAAGGAAAATCTAATAAAGTCAACTTGACATAATACATGAGTCTCTTAAAATTAATACCATAGATTGTGCTATTTGTCAAGTTTTTTTACTTTAAGGTGGTGAATTTTCTGACGCATACGCAATTTATACCGAAATATTTGCTTAAAGTGCCTGTTTATGGTAGAATTATATTACAAAAAGCCTGAATCAGACAATAGAGGAAAATATCAGAAATGCGTGAGAGTTATCGTGTCGCGGTTGTAGGTGCAACGGGGGCTGTCGGCAATACTATGCTGCAGCTTCTTGAAGAGCGATCGTTCCCTATCGCTTCCCTCAAACTTCTGGCATCGCACCGTTCTGCTGGCGAAATCCTGTCCTTTAAAGATACCCCTATTATTATTGAAGAATTGACGCACGATTCATTTGAAGACGTAGATGTAGTGTTCTCATCAGCGGGCGCGTCTGTCAGTCGCGAGTTCATTCCGACCGCTGTAGAAAAAGGTGCGCTTGTTATTGACAATACCAGCGCATTCCGTATGGACGCAGCCACACCGCTCGTTGTTCCAGAAGTCAATATGGATGCTGCGCGTACACACAATGGACTCATAGCCAATCCAAACTGCTCCACTATACAAATGATGGTGGCACTCAAACCGATTTACGATATTGCTGGTATCAAACGGATCGTTGTTTCCACCTACCAGAGCGTCTCTGGTAAAAGCGGACGTGCTGTTATGGAGCTCGTCCAACAAACGACTGAAGCACTAGAAGGCAAGCCGGTTACTTTAGATAAATTCCCGCACCAAATGGCGTTCAACGTCTCATTTGATTGGCCCTTCTTAGAAAGCGGCGACAACGAAGAAGAGGTCAAGATGATCAACGAGACCCGGAAGATACTTGAGGACGATACGATTGGTGTCTCTGCTACAACCGTCCGAGTTCCAGTCTTCTTTGCACACTCCGAATCAATAAACATTGAGACGCATGAAAAACTCACGGCAGCCCAAGCGAGAGAATGCCTCGCCGCTGCTCCCGGTGTGAAACTTGTGGACGACCCGAGCAACCAACAGTATCCTCTCGCCGTGGATGTCGCAGGTGAAGATGAGGTCTATGTAGGTAGGATCCGTGATGATGCTTCCATAGACAACGGTTTGAATCTTTGGGTTGTTGCGGACAACCTCCGCAAAGGTGCCGCCTTAAATGCTATTCAGATAGCTGAGAACCTGCTGTCCATTTAATAGAAAAACATGGAACTCAACCTTGCCACGCTGCCGGGCTACCTGCGTCAACGATATGCTGAAATTCGTATATTTGAATCGGAGACGGAACTCCATATAGAAGAGATTGGCGATGGAAACCTTAATATAGTTTATCGTGTCTGGGATGCAGAGCGTCCAGAACGTTCGCTTGTCTTGAAACACGCGCCGCCCTACATCAAGATATTAGGTCCCGACTATCCGCTGTCCACAGAACGCTTGACGTATGAATCCCGCGCCCTTGACGTTTACAATCAGTTAGCGAGTGGTAGTGTCCCCGCACAATACAATTTTGATGCGGAAATGGCAGTCATAGCCATGGAGGACCTTCGAGATGCCAGCGTGCTACGTGATGACCTAATCGCAGGGCGCGTAGATATCGCTATCGCTGAACAAATTGGGCGATTCATGGGCAGCGTTCATAGCCATACACACATCGAGAATCTTGACAGCGGAGCCGTTCAGCAGTATAAGCAGCAATTTGCGAACACGACCATGCAGGCGATAACTGCTGATTATGTGTTCACCTTCCCGTATACTGAACACGAAACGAATTTCTGGACACCCGGATTAGAACCTGATGTCCAGCGACTGAAAGCAGATACGGATTTTTTGGTGCAAGCGGCACACCTCAAACAGATTTTCCTGACAATGCAGCAAACCGTAACCCACGGGGATCTGCACACGGGGAGCGTCCTCGTCCAAAACGATACAGCGAAAGTTATCGACGCTGAATTTGCCTTTTACGGTCCGCCGGGATTCGACCTCGGATTATATTGGGCAAATTACTTCTTATCCTATTTCTCGCACCAAGACACTTTAGACGTGCAGTCGGCACTTAAAACAGCGGTTGTGCAAACTTGGCACACCTACACGACTGAATTCGGAATGGCTGATGCTACCCTGAAAGCACAGACATTACAAAACATCTTCCATAACGCAGTAGGATTTACAGGACTGGAGATACTGCGCCGTCTTATCGGTGCAGCGCATGTTAAAGATATAGAAGGTATTACTGATATACCACGAAAACTAAGCGTGGAAAGGGCAGCACTTCAGTTCGGATTAACACTCGTTAAACAGCACCAATCCTTACGAGATGTCACAGCGGTTCTGGCGATGCTTTAATGCGCAACTGCAGCACTATTTTTACAATATTATGAGAGACTACTACGAAATCCTCGGTGTGAATCGAGGTGCCACCGCAGAAGAAATCAAGAAAGCCTATCGTAAACTCGCTGTTCAGTATCATCCGGATAAGAATCCCGGTGACAAAACGGCGGAGGAGAAATTCAAGGAGGCATCGAACGCGTATTCCGTACTCTCCGATCCGGAAAAGCGACGCATGTATGATATCCGCGGGCACGCGGGTGTTGAGGGTATGGGGTTTGAGGGGTATCGGACGATGGACGATATTTTCAGTAACCTGAACCTCGACGATATTTTCGGACGCGGCGGATTCGGTAGTTTCGGTGGTTTTGGTGATGCGTTCGGCGATGCGTTTGGACAACGGCGCACGGCTGCGCCGCCTCGCGGACGTGATATCCGTATGGATGTCAGTATCCCTTTTGAGGACGCGGTGTTAGGCAGCAAGAAAGAGATGAATGTCCAAGGGAAACGTCTCACACTTACAATTCCACCCGGTATTCAGGACGGAAATACCTTACGTATTCGGGGTCATGGAGAATCTCTCGGTAATGGCATGTCGGGCGATCTGTTGGTGACAGTCTCGGTCCAATCGCATCCGACACTGACGCGTGAAGGTACTGATTTGCTGACGGATGTAAAGGTCTCCATGACAACAGCAGCGTTAGGCGGTTCCGTTCGGGTACAAACATTGACTGGAGATGTGGACCTGAAAATTCCGTCGGGTGCTCAACCCGGACAGCAGTTCCGCTTGCGCGGGCGCGGTGGCGTAGATGCCTCCGGCAGAAAGGGTGATTTGCGCGTCCGATTGGTTGTGGAAATCCCGAAGTCCTTGTCCCGAAAGCAGCGAAATCTCCTGAAAGAACTTGATAAGACGCTGTGACAAGTACAAACAAACCAGGACCATGGTAGTATTGGCTTTCTTTTGGTGCAACTCCGCGTAATTCGTAATTCAGACACTAAAAAACGTTGATATTCATCAACAAATCGGTGTATGATCTTTGTATGCAAAATATCTTACACGAACACGAATTCTTTGAAAACTTACCGCACAACCGATTCGATATTGTGAGTAAGGACATATTTGGGACGTTCACTGAAGATTTATTGAGGAAACTGACCAATATCCCCGGCCTGAAGTTCATAGAACAACTTGAGACAGAACTGCCGACCGTTGAGATACGGCGTATGGATACTTTGTCAAAGGCAGAGGTAAGCGGTAAAGAAGTTTTGGTGCATATTGAGTTCCAAGTGAGTCGTGAGAGTGCCCCAGAAATACTAAAGCGTAAGGTTGGCTATTTCGGAAGGTGCTTTGAAAGATATGGCTTGCCGATTTTATCTTTTACTATCTATCTCCGTTCAGATGCCGGTGGAAATGACCCGGGCGAGTATAGCCAAGATTTTCCCGGACACAATGTGCTAATAGAGTATCAAGTGGTCCGGTTGAGCGAGTTCGATGGACAATCCATTTTTGACACGGATCAGACCAGTCTGGTGGCGTTTACGCCGTTGATGCAACCCCCGGAGGGCGTATCCGAGGTTGGATG
The window above is part of the Candidatus Poribacteria bacterium genome. Proteins encoded here:
- a CDS encoding GHMP kinase encodes the protein MLIRTRAPVRIDFAGGWSDVALFTEDSKGLVVNGAINRYAYATLRCERQVGHDDSVELQRVLDKSIRIYSADFDTSVEADDIRQLEYDGNIDLVKAAVRRMSIQIGGFDLITQSTAPPGSGLGTSAAMGVALVGVLGALKDATYLPYEYADMASNIERHELGILGGKQDHYASAIGGIHFMEFQGEEVKTSPLRFPPHIRCELEKNLVLCYTGKSRLSGNIHQNVTDAYKSGQPSVRDALNTLKATAEATKTALMRGRLTEFGELLTQNWYNQKKLHPSVTNEQIESLFKIAMTHGAIGGKACGAGGGGCLLFYCEPTREHRVRQKLEEAGAQVIDVNFDVDGLQVWKVSND
- a CDS encoding HU family DNA-binding protein, with the protein product MAKLMKSDVVNSIVERTGLSKKDANAAVDAMGATICDALSNGDSVGLIGFGTFETKHRPARTGRNPQTGDPLDIPAKTVPVFKAGKKLRDAAA
- a CDS encoding aspartate-semialdehyde dehydrogenase, with product MRESYRVAVVGATGAVGNTMLQLLEERSFPIASLKLLASHRSAGEILSFKDTPIIIEELTHDSFEDVDVVFSSAGASVSREFIPTAVEKGALVIDNTSAFRMDAATPLVVPEVNMDAARTHNGLIANPNCSTIQMMVALKPIYDIAGIKRIVVSTYQSVSGKSGRAVMELVQQTTEALEGKPVTLDKFPHQMAFNVSFDWPFLESGDNEEEVKMINETRKILEDDTIGVSATTVRVPVFFAHSESINIETHEKLTAAQARECLAAAPGVKLVDDPSNQQYPLAVDVAGEDEVYVGRIRDDASIDNGLNLWVVADNLRKGAALNAIQIAENLLSI
- the mtnK gene encoding S-methyl-5-thioribose kinase, producing MELNLATLPGYLRQRYAEIRIFESETELHIEEIGDGNLNIVYRVWDAERPERSLVLKHAPPYIKILGPDYPLSTERLTYESRALDVYNQLASGSVPAQYNFDAEMAVIAMEDLRDASVLRDDLIAGRVDIAIAEQIGRFMGSVHSHTHIENLDSGAVQQYKQQFANTTMQAITADYVFTFPYTEHETNFWTPGLEPDVQRLKADTDFLVQAAHLKQIFLTMQQTVTHGDLHTGSVLVQNDTAKVIDAEFAFYGPPGFDLGLYWANYFLSYFSHQDTLDVQSALKTAVVQTWHTYTTEFGMADATLKAQTLQNIFHNAVGFTGLEILRRLIGAAHVKDIEGITDIPRKLSVERAALQFGLTLVKQHQSLRDVTAVLAML
- a CDS encoding DnaJ domain-containing protein; its protein translation is MRDYYEILGVNRGATAEEIKKAYRKLAVQYHPDKNPGDKTAEEKFKEASNAYSVLSDPEKRRMYDIRGHAGVEGMGFEGYRTMDDIFSNLNLDDIFGRGGFGSFGGFGDAFGDAFGQRRTAAPPRGRDIRMDVSIPFEDAVLGSKKEMNVQGKRLTLTIPPGIQDGNTLRIRGHGESLGNGMSGDLLVTVSVQSHPTLTREGTDLLTDVKVSMTTAALGGSVRVQTLTGDVDLKIPSGAQPGQQFRLRGRGGVDASGRKGDLRVRLVVEIPKSLSRKQRNLLKELDKTL